From Litoribacterium kuwaitense, a single genomic window includes:
- a CDS encoding sigma factor yields MKTELEEQFLRMLEENKNDFYKLSYSYVKTEANSLDMVSEAIYSALKSLPGLKEPKYMKTWFYRILINTCKQFLKKNKRIVYTSDLLEHIPADMVDRDELLNLYNEVQRLSPKYREVIF; encoded by the coding sequence ATGAAAACAGAACTTGAAGAACAATTTTTAAGAATGTTAGAGGAGAATAAAAATGACTTTTATAAGCTTTCATACAGTTATGTGAAGACAGAGGCTAATTCGTTAGATATGGTCAGTGAGGCAATTTATAGTGCATTAAAGTCACTTCCAGGACTTAAAGAACCTAAATATATGAAAACTTGGTTTTATCGCATACTAATCAATACGTGCAAGCAGTTTCTAAAAAAGAATAAGAGGATTGTTTATACAAGTGATCTTTTAGAGCATATTCCTGCTGATATGGTAGACAGAGACGAATTATTGAACCTTTATAATGAAGTACAACGACTTTCCCCTAAATATCGCGAGGTCATTTTTTGA
- a CDS encoding RNA polymerase sigma factor, with protein sequence MKYYQQMTIEEISTVLQRNQNTIKSRLKRAIAMLKKQIGGSVIE encoded by the coding sequence TTGAAGTATTACCAACAAATGACGATTGAAGAGATATCAACAGTATTACAACGAAATCAAAATACAATAAAGTCTCGTTTGAAAAGAGCCATTGCTATGCTAAAAAAACAGATCGGGGGAAGTGTCATTGAATAA